One region of Caldimonas thermodepolymerans genomic DNA includes:
- a CDS encoding biotin synthase: MPVSPRPFDPAAAAAWWRSGTQPPWLHAEVARRMAQRLEIIRAKPQRVLDWWSSRSGSLALLQQAYPQAELIAVEPDEAARDAWLAAQRRPWWLPSRWGKSPRALSEAEADGAGAQLLWANMVLHWMADPAEMIRRWHRALAVDGFTMFSCLGPDTARELRALHARHGHGPAGAEFVDMHDLGDMLVHAGFADPVMDMERITLTWSTPEAALAELRTLGRNTHPQRHAGLRTPRWKRALMAQMQAPDPARVAITFEIVYGHAFKGAPRAVAGGETRVSLQDMRTMVRSSQRPR, encoded by the coding sequence ATGCCCGTTTCCCCGCGCCCCTTCGATCCCGCTGCCGCGGCTGCGTGGTGGCGCAGCGGCACGCAGCCGCCCTGGCTGCATGCCGAAGTGGCGCGCCGCATGGCGCAGCGCCTGGAGATCATCAGGGCGAAGCCGCAGCGGGTGCTGGACTGGTGGAGTTCGCGCTCGGGCAGCCTGGCGCTGTTGCAGCAGGCCTATCCGCAGGCCGAGCTCATCGCGGTCGAGCCCGACGAGGCCGCGCGCGATGCCTGGCTGGCCGCGCAGCGTCGGCCCTGGTGGTTGCCGTCGCGCTGGGGCAAGTCGCCGCGCGCGCTGAGCGAGGCCGAGGCCGACGGGGCCGGCGCACAGCTGCTGTGGGCCAACATGGTGTTGCACTGGATGGCCGATCCGGCCGAGATGATCCGGCGCTGGCACCGCGCGCTCGCAGTCGACGGGTTCACGATGTTCTCGTGCCTCGGGCCGGACACGGCGCGCGAGCTGCGTGCGCTGCACGCGCGGCATGGTCACGGGCCGGCGGGTGCGGAGTTCGTCGACATGCACGACCTCGGTGACATGCTGGTGCATGCCGGCTTTGCCGACCCGGTGATGGACATGGAGCGCATCACGCTCACCTGGTCCACGCCGGAAGCCGCGCTTGCGGAACTGCGCACGCTCGGGCGCAATACCCACCCGCAGCGCCATGCGGGCCTGCGCACGCCACGCTGGAAGCGCGCGCTGATGGCGCAGATGCAGGCACCCGACCCCGCACGCGTGGCGATCACGTTCGAGATCGTCTACGGCCATGCCTTCAAGGGTGCACCGCGCGCCGTGGCAGGTGGCGAGACGCGCGTGTCGCTGCAGGACATGCGCACGATGGTGCGTTCCTCGCAGCGTCCACGTTGA